The proteins below come from a single Thermoanaerobaculia bacterium genomic window:
- the smpB gene encoding SsrA-binding protein SmpB, producing MRPASSKDDPSRRVIATNRKAYHDYFIEDRMEVGLALSGSEVKSLREGRANLKDSFIQFRGGEAFLVNAHVSAYGPASWTGHAPERDRKVLAHRRELDRWGGEVARSGVTCIPLQLYFKGPRVKAEIALVKGKKLHDKRQTIRENELKREADRAMRERRR from the coding sequence ATGAGACCGGCATCGAGCAAGGACGATCCGTCGCGGCGCGTGATCGCGACGAACCGGAAGGCCTACCACGACTACTTCATCGAGGATCGGATGGAGGTCGGACTGGCGCTCTCGGGGAGCGAGGTCAAGTCGCTGCGCGAGGGGCGCGCGAACCTCAAGGACTCGTTCATCCAGTTCCGCGGCGGCGAGGCGTTTCTCGTGAACGCCCACGTCTCCGCCTACGGTCCGGCGTCGTGGACCGGCCACGCGCCCGAGCGCGACCGCAAGGTCCTGGCGCATCGCCGCGAGCTCGACCGCTGGGGAGGAGAAGTCGCGCGGAGCGGGGTGACGTGCATTCCGCTCCAGCTCTATTTCAAGGGCCCGCGGGTCAAGGCGGAAATCGCGCTCGTGAAGGGCAAGAAGCTCCACGACAAGCGGCAGACGATCCGGGAAAACGAGCTGAAGCGAGAAGCCGATCGCGCCATGCGCGAACGCCGCCGGTAG